The DNA region CCCTGTGCTCTGCAGAGAtgctcaccccccccccgcccttgcccctgcctccccagcacttACATAGACGCGGGTGGGGTCGAAGGGGCACTCATGGGAGATCTGGATCAGCTCCGTGTTGGCGAAGGtgcaggtggccagcagggcacgCCCGTTGTTGACAAAGGTGATGATGATGGAGCCCGCCAGCCCCAGGGCGCAGCACAGCGAGATCCCTGTGCTGCTGATGCTGAGGGAGAAGACGGCCCACTTCTGCGgccggggtgggcgggggggggcgtgagAGAGACGGTGAGTGACGACAAGGCTGGCAGTGCCCGGCACACGgtagccccccccacccaggctggcTGCAGCGCTCCTGCCACTGGCTCTTCACACAGAcgccagggcctgctgcacccccatgagcgcagggctgggagtgtCCTGCCACTGACTCCCAGTCGGGCACAGGTCAAATACAGGTGGCACCTCTCCGAGCCAGTACGTGCTGGTCCATCAACAGCCACAGGCTGGCAGGTCCTGCACCAGCCCAGCACTCACTCATCTGCCAGGCCCGGGGATGGTGCCACATGAGCCAATAGCAGGCTGGTGCAGGAGCCCCAGTCAGGCCGGAAGCCGGcggccccacctgccccacagcagtacCAGGAATGAGAGCCAGGGCCTCCCTCGCCCCATGACATGTGCTACTTGCTCCCCAGCCCGTCCTGAGCTCTCAGGCTGGCATGCAGCCATTGAAGTTGGTGTGACTCACTCGGGCAGGGCCGCGCTCCCCTTTTCTGGGTGCGGCAGCCGAGCCAGGCAAGTTCCCAGCCTGGAGTTTAAACAACTCTGCCCTATAATGTGCAGGACCTGGGCAGCATTCGGCACCGTCGCGCCAGCCTTACCAGGGCAACTTGAGACAGGTAGCGGGACAGCACAATCGCCGTGATGCCACAGGAGATGGTCTGCAAAGGAAGCGCAGACAATGGGAGGTGAGGCCCTGCCAAGGTTCGGGGTGATCAGTACCAAAagccacctcccccacacacactggggAGTGGCAGGCGGGGGGGGTCTTGTCCCCGCCATTTTCTCTATTGGCCATTTGTTCTCGTCTATCAGGTCATCCTAAACTCTGAACCCTGCCGCTCCCtcatagctgctgctgctctctagcTGTCCCCAGTAGGCAATCGGGGagttccccccccccgccatctgaAACCAAGTTCAAAGGCCCCAGCTACAGCCTGGCTCCGTCTGATGTGCTGGGATGACTTCATGGGGaggggggttgctcctgctttgggcagggggctggactcaatgacctcctgaggtcccgtctagccctgggattctaggcTCCGATGTGTGTAACCATGCTGGGGTACCTACAATTtgcaggctgtgctgctgggctggagcagcccttttCTTGGCAGCTGAGGGGGGCACATGGCACTCACAGTCAGCGTTGTGCGCACACAGCTCACTCCATCTGCCCTGGCTTGACACACACATCACCTGAGCAAAACTGATCGGGAGGAAACTACCCGGAgggaaaccagcagcagctggcaacTCCGGCCATTGTAAAATGGCTCGTGGGCTGCATTTAgaacctggctgggctgcaggttgcaggCGGCTGCTTTAAATCAAGGCGCTGGGCCTCTGTGCTAGGACGCAGGCCTCCACGATTGGCTGACCAGCTCACGCTGCATGGATATCCGCTGGGACAGGCAGCCCACCCTTGTCTCTCACACTGGGTATCACACTCGCGGGAGCACTGGTGGGCAATGCAGTTATcctcagtgacttgcccaggtCTACGGCCCAGCAAAGGACTGAATTCAGGTCTCCCAAAGCTAAGGGTAggtccaccccctgcagcacccgcTCCCTTTCCATTGGCTGGCATGATGAACACCGCCAGGTCCATGCACTGGGACATGGTGTGGGCCCCCCGCTAGATCCAGGCCCCATCATGCTAGTCCCAGCACCaaagtgctgctgcagagccaagggcaggctGGGGATCAGCCGGCTCCTGGTCACACCAGGGCTCACGCCGGCCATCTAACTGCAGGGTGGAGAGGTgcagggtggctgcagggagggaagagACGGCAGTTCAGGCCTGacctggcagggagcagcaggggaattGCTTTCCTGATTAAAGCCAACGCAATGCCCAGTTTTGATTTCTTACAGAGCAGCAATAaggtgcaggtggggaggggatctCGGGCCACGAAGCTGCCAGGCCCAGCGGAGTCAGGCATTTAAAGCCAACTGCTTCCCTGGCCGCCCTGCAGAGTAAGTTGGttagccccaggaagcagctgagcaTTGGCTGCTGTTCCCCTGGAGGGGCCGAGCAGGCTCAGTGCTAAGGGCAGGGCCATCTTCACACTCACcgaatggcactgagcaggggatctcctggccctgccccccccaccccccacctgcaggCGGACGTGACTCTCACTcgccagggagaacagaagggttatTAGGGGAGAGGGAACGACGCACAGAACGGCCTTGTCAGCACAGAACTCAGATGGCGTCTGTACCATCCATCTCGGgccaggggcccagagggggtccccaagccgggctctggcccccttcctctctctccagccagataagccccccccacccctccgaactccacagcccagttccaattcaaacctgccaggcccctcctcctccttttcccagggaagaaaggccGCACCTGGTCGCCTAGGTTACGAAGAGCCTGAAAGGCCATTGCCTGCGTGTGGAAAAACTCATCACACCACCCCCTCCCATTACCCCCacgcactgatgctgtgcctggggaaactgaggcacccactgCAGGTTGCTGCTCTCCACTGGTCCCCAGCAGGCCCTCCCGTCAGTTGGCCTCTActtcagtggggggtgggggggtgccaacAAACACCTGGAGAGCAACGggaatttccccccccccccccgtttacCCTGCCCAAGCCCtaaagcaccccccaccccccgccaccagccATGGCCTCAGCCCGCCGTGgcctcccacacccagccacaacAGCTTGCCAGGTGAGCCACACCAGGAGGGAGGAGGTGACCGAGACGATGTTGGAGAGGGTGTACTGCAGGGAGATGGTATCCTGCGGGTTTGATACATAGCGTAGCACAGTCCCGTGAGCGAGGGCGCTCGAGATGAAGCTGAGGTGGCCGATCACGATGAGGATGAGCCCCGTTTTCATCAGGACCTTCTGGCGGCTGCTGGGATCGAGGGTGTCTGTGCACAAGAGAGCGGGGGcgaggggctcaggctgctgcatCGCTAGTTAGGGGGCCGGGGAGGACCGTGCTGGGCAAGCGCAGAACAAGCGCCGCCCTGCCCCAAGGGTGTGcggtgctgggaggggtggggaagagtgtAGCGGAAGGCAAGGACCACAAGAATCCCTGATGTTATTGTAGCGCCCTACAAAAATCCGCTCTGGAGCCTGACCTGgactctgtgctgctgcagagaagAGACTCACCCAGAAAATTCACCCTgatggtggcagggcagggctgggtagcAGAGGAGCACAGACAGGATCTGGCCAAGGCCCACACCCGCCGGGTGACgccaggctgggaggtgggggcacagCAGTTACACATGGCCGGTTAGCGCCTGGGCAAACGGCCCAGGGTTCTAATACGAGTGAGCGCGTCCGACGGAGCACGGGAACAGAagtggagcagctgggggggtggtGAGCAAAGGGGATCAGCACCAGAGGGTGTCACAGACGGGAAAGGAAGGATCAGCTGCCAGGGGGGGGGAAGCAGGGCcacctggggctcagggctgtcccacctctccATGGCACAGAGCAGTTGTACTTCCTAGAAGGGCTTCCAGAGGGACCCAGAAAACTGGTGAGGGGAGATTTGTGGAGCTGTACAGGGGGTTAAACTGTGTAAAACCGTGCTCCATCTCTGGACTCCTTAtcaaggaggggggctgggaccTCTCAATAGGCCCTTATTCCAGTCCCGGGGCAGGAGCCTTGGCTGGTGACTCCTGCCTCACTCTGGCCT from Carettochelys insculpta isolate YL-2023 chromosome 24, ASM3395843v1, whole genome shotgun sequence includes:
- the TMEM54 gene encoding transmembrane protein 54, with the protein product MCRLDTLDPSSRQKVLMKTGLILIVIGHLSFISSALAHGTVLRYVSNPQDTISLQYTLSNIVSVTSSLLTISCGITAIVLSRYLSQVALKWAVFSLSISSTGISLCCALGLAGSIIITFVNNGRALLATCTFANTELIQISHECPFDPTRVYSSTLALWTMSLILDSVEIIFSIRCFLLALALLNLRLCRTTRKKKVSLQLVPLENRDASEGRVLLRAGRVETVWL